A window of the Vanessa tameamea isolate UH-Manoa-2023 chromosome 22, ilVanTame1 primary haplotype, whole genome shotgun sequence genome harbors these coding sequences:
- the LOC113396564 gene encoding probable protein phosphatase 2C T23F11.1 isoform X1: MGQTLSEPVTEKQSSTCQDSRYLVGSSCMQGWRVSMDDSHTQILSLPDDPGTAYFAVYDGHGGSNIAEYAGKHLHKFIMARPEYHLGNIEEAMKQGFLDLDQAMLEENMQEKVAGSTAVAVLIKDNTLYCANVGDSRAIASVRGAVEVLSYDHKPYHKEELRRITAGGGWVQLNRVNGNLALSRALGDYIFKRNYRMSPRDQIVTAYPDVQVRQLNDDWEFIVIACDGIWEVLSNEEVLSFCRVRLLSGWEPAAVCEALMQVCLAPNCATGGLGCDNMTVLIVCLSPFPRADMVKPLPEEQVLNNKFMTKMEDLLYVEEEEDLK, translated from the exons ATGGGGCAAACCCTCTCTGAGCCCGTGACAGAGAAGCAGTCATCAACATGCCAGGACTCCAGATATCTTGTGGGGTCCTCATGTATGCAAGGATGGCGTGTATCAATGGATGACTCACACACACAGATATTATCACTGCCTGATGACCCTGGTACAGCATACTTTGCAGTTTATGATGGCCATGGAG ggTCAAACATAGCTGAATATGCAGGGAAACATCTACACAAATTCATAATGGCAAGACCTGAATATCACCTTGGAAATATTGAGGAAGCAATGAAACAG GGTTTTCTTGACCTAGATCAGGCAATGCTGGAAGAGAACATGCAAGAGAAGGTAGCAGGTAGCACAGCCGTGGCGGTGCTTATAAAAGATAACACACTGTATTGTGCTAATGTTGGCGACTCCCGAGCTATAGCCAGTGTCAGGGGTGCG gTCGAGGTCCTGTCATATGATCATAAACCATATCATAAAGAGGAACTTCGCAGAATAACAGCAGGCGGGGGCTGGGTACAGTTGAATCGTGTGAATGGAAATCTAGCCCTCTCTCGTGCATTGGGCGATTACATTTTTAAGCGTAATTACCGCATGTCACCCCGGGATCAAATAGTTACAG CATATCCAGATGTTCAAGTGAGGCAACTCAATGATGACTGGGAATTTATTGTGATTGCATGCGATGGTATTTGGGAAGTGTTGTCCAATGAG GAAGTTTTATCATTCTGTCGTGTGAGGTTGTTAAGTGGATGGGAACCCGCTGCCGTCTGTGAGGCTCTGATGCAAGTATGTTTGGCTCCCAACTGCGCGACTGGAGGTCTAGGATGTGACAACATGACGGTTCTGATTGTATGCCTGTCTCCATTCCCGAGAGCTGATATGGTG AAACCTTTGCCAGAAGAACAGgtgttaaataacaaatttatgacTAAAATGGAGGATTTGCTTTACGTCGAGGAAGAGGAAGATTTAAAATGA
- the LOC113396564 gene encoding probable protein phosphatase 2C T23F11.1 isoform X2 has translation MGQTLSEPVTEKQSSTCQDSRYLVGSSCMQGWRVSMDDSHTQILSLPDDPGTAYFAVYDGHGGSNIAEYAGKHLHKFIMARPEYHLGNIEEAMKQGFLDLDQAMLEENMQEKVAGSTAVAVLIKDNTLYCANVGDSRAIASVRGAVEVLSYDHKPYHKEELRRITAGGGWVQLNRVNGNLALSRALGDYIFKRNYRMSPRDQIVTAYPDVQVRQLNDDWEFIVIACDGIWEVLSNEEVLSFCRVRLLSGWEPAAVCEALMQVCLAPNCATGGLGCDNMTVLIVCLSPFPRADMVSPFQCLDNSRPNQYWTMPPRRFS, from the exons ATGGGGCAAACCCTCTCTGAGCCCGTGACAGAGAAGCAGTCATCAACATGCCAGGACTCCAGATATCTTGTGGGGTCCTCATGTATGCAAGGATGGCGTGTATCAATGGATGACTCACACACACAGATATTATCACTGCCTGATGACCCTGGTACAGCATACTTTGCAGTTTATGATGGCCATGGAG ggTCAAACATAGCTGAATATGCAGGGAAACATCTACACAAATTCATAATGGCAAGACCTGAATATCACCTTGGAAATATTGAGGAAGCAATGAAACAG GGTTTTCTTGACCTAGATCAGGCAATGCTGGAAGAGAACATGCAAGAGAAGGTAGCAGGTAGCACAGCCGTGGCGGTGCTTATAAAAGATAACACACTGTATTGTGCTAATGTTGGCGACTCCCGAGCTATAGCCAGTGTCAGGGGTGCG gTCGAGGTCCTGTCATATGATCATAAACCATATCATAAAGAGGAACTTCGCAGAATAACAGCAGGCGGGGGCTGGGTACAGTTGAATCGTGTGAATGGAAATCTAGCCCTCTCTCGTGCATTGGGCGATTACATTTTTAAGCGTAATTACCGCATGTCACCCCGGGATCAAATAGTTACAG CATATCCAGATGTTCAAGTGAGGCAACTCAATGATGACTGGGAATTTATTGTGATTGCATGCGATGGTATTTGGGAAGTGTTGTCCAATGAG GAAGTTTTATCATTCTGTCGTGTGAGGTTGTTAAGTGGATGGGAACCCGCTGCCGTCTGTGAGGCTCTGATGCAAGTATGTTTGGCTCCCAACTGCGCGACTGGAGGTCTAGGATGTGACAACATGACGGTTCTGATTGTATGCCTGTCTCCATTCCCGAGAGCTGATATGGTG TCACCATTCCAATGTCTCGATAACTCACGTCCGAACCAGTATTGGACGATGCCTCCGAGAcggttttcataa
- the LOC113396562 gene encoding tryptophan 2,3-dioxygenase: MACPMRSIIDEAGQEGNHLGNEAGMLYGEYLMLDKLLSAQRMLSAESSKPVHDEHLFIVTHQAYELWFKQIIFEVDSVRSLLDVEGLDESHTMEILKRLNRIVLILKLLVDQVMILETMTPLDFMDFRNYLRPASGFQSLQFRLLENKLGLKQALRVKYNQNYQTVFGDDPEAMESLHKSEEEPALLALIERWLERTPGLNTYGFNFWGKFQAAVDKLIKGDIDDAMREPNEVVRRHRLQDAENRREIYRSIFDPAVHDALRSRGERRLSHRALQGAIMITFYRDEPRFSQPHQLLTLLMDMDSLITKWRYNHVIMVQRMIGSQQLGTGGSSGYQYLRSTLSDRYKVFLDLFNLSTFLLPRSLIPPLDDGMKKDLNLTWGEQIKENGQNGDHQQNGLDDSVSKLSINP, encoded by the exons ATGGCCTGTCCTATGAG atcgATAATAGATGAAGCAGGGCAAGAAGGGAACCACCTCGGTAATGAGGCAGGAATGCTTTACGGAGAGTACCTGATGCTTGATAAATTGCTCAGCGCTCAGAGAATGCTCAGCGCCGAATCATCGAAACCTGTGCATGATGAACATCTGTTTATTGTGACACATCAAG CATACGAGCTATGGTTTAAACAGATAATATTTGAAGTGGACTCCGTGAGATCATTACTAGACGTAGAAGGATTAGACGAAAGCCACACGATGGAGATTTTGAAACGTCTTAACCGAATAGTCTTAATATTAAAG CTTCTAGTCGACCAAGTAATGATCTTAGAGACTATGACGCCATTAGACTTTATGGACTTCAGGAACTATTTACGACCGGCGTCTGGATTCCAAAGTCTACAATTTCGACTACTGgaaaataaa TTGGGTCTAAAGCAAGCTCTACGtgttaaatacaatcaaaattacCAAACTGTATTCGGAGATGACCCAGAAGCCATGGAATCATtacataa gTCTGAAGAAGAGCCCGCGCTTCTTGCACTTATAGAACGATGGCTGGAACGGACGCCTGGTCTTAATACCTATGGGTTCAACTTCTGGGGTAAATTTCAGGCGGCTGTAGACAAGCTGATCAAAGGTGACATCGATGATGCCATG cgTGAACCCAACGAAGTGGTGCGTCGTCATCGTCTGCAGGACGCTGAAAACAGGCGGGAAATATACCGATCCATATTCGACCCAGCTGTTCACGACGCGCTACGCTCGAGGGGAGAAAGACG GCTTTCACATCGCGCACTACAAGGCGCTATCATGATTACATTCTACCGTGATGAGCCACGCTTCTCTCAGCCGCATCAACTGCTGACTCTGCTGATGGACATGGACAGCCTGATAACGAAATGGCgtt ACAATCACGTGATAATGGTTCAACGCATGATTGGCTCCCAGCAGCTCGGAACAGGCGGTTCCTCGGGATACCAATATCTACGATCTACGCTcag TGACCGGTACAAGGTATTCTTGGACTTATTTAACTTATCTACGTTCCTCCTACCTCGTTCTCTCATCCCCCCTCTCGATGACGGGATGAAGAAAGATCTTAACTTAACATGGGGTGAACAAATCAAGGAGAACGGCCAGAACGGAGATCACCAACAAAATGGCCTGGATGATTCTGTATCAAAACTGTCGATTaatccttaa